One segment of Streptomyces sp. YIM 121038 DNA contains the following:
- a CDS encoding DeoR/GlpR family DNA-binding transcription regulator: protein MYAPERQQEILRLARAGGRVDVLSLAAEFQVTAETIRRDLKALDRAGLLRRVHGGAIPAGRLDFEPDLAEREGTAADEKDRIARAALTELPAEGTGTVILDAGSTVARLAAQLPLESALTAVTHSLPTAARLADHPGIQLHLVGGRVRHRTRAAVDAWSLRAYAEIRADVLFLAANGFSAAHGLTTPDLAEAAVKRAAVAAARRVVLLADSGKYGQEHFARFGDLTDVDLLITDTGLSPDDAAAIERAGTEVVRA from the coding sequence ATGTACGCGCCAGAGCGGCAGCAGGAGATCCTGCGCCTGGCCAGAGCGGGCGGCCGCGTCGACGTCCTCTCGCTCGCCGCCGAGTTCCAGGTCACCGCCGAGACCATCCGCCGCGACCTGAAGGCCCTGGACCGCGCGGGCCTGCTCCGCCGCGTGCACGGCGGCGCGATCCCGGCGGGCCGCCTGGACTTCGAGCCGGACCTCGCCGAGCGCGAGGGCACCGCCGCCGACGAGAAGGACCGCATCGCCCGCGCCGCCCTCACCGAACTCCCCGCCGAGGGCACCGGCACGGTCATCCTCGACGCGGGCTCCACCGTCGCCCGCCTGGCCGCGCAGCTCCCCCTGGAGTCCGCCCTCACCGCGGTCACCCACAGCCTGCCCACCGCCGCCCGCCTCGCCGACCACCCGGGCATCCAGCTCCACCTGGTCGGCGGCCGCGTGCGACACCGCACCCGCGCCGCCGTGGACGCCTGGTCCCTGCGCGCGTACGCCGAGATCCGCGCCGACGTCCTCTTCCTCGCCGCGAACGGCTTCTCGGCCGCGCACGGCCTCACCACCCCCGACCTCGCCGAGGCCGCCGTCAAGCGCGCCGCCGTCGCCGCCGCCCGCCGCGTCGTCCTGCTCGCCGACAGCGGCAAGTACGGCCAGGAGCACTTCGCCCGCTTCGGCGACCTCACCGACGTGGACCTGCTGATCACGGACACGGGCCTCAGCCCCGACGACGCCGCCGCCATCGAGCGCGCGGGCACGGAAGTGGTGCGCGCATGA
- a CDS encoding MFS transporter — MTSPSTPTAAAPSPETPSDRRRWFALAIVMTAAFMDLVDVTIVNIAIPSIQRDAGATFSQIQWITAGYALALGAGLITGGRLGDIYGRKKIFLIGITGFTVASALCGFAANPEMLVASRILQGSMAALMVPQVLSIVHATFPAHERGKVFGLFGMVVGLGAVSGPLLGALLTEWNLFGLEWRPIFLINLPVGIAGLLLGRKFITESKAPRALRLDLVGVVLVTAGLLMLLYPLTRGRELGWPLWGYAMMAGAVVVFGVLVAYERRKAARDGSPLVELSLFKVRSFAAGIAVQTVFGVSLGIFFLVWTMYMQVGLGWSELRAGLTGVPFSIAVSVAAGLSVQKLVPRFGRKVLQAGALLMAAGVLIYIWESDRYGADIAPWQMALPLVVMGLGMGLIVAPLTDAVLSEVPREHAGSASGLINTVQQMGNALGLGLVSVVFFGVMDENVVPRQVAAEFAHGFQNALWWVFGVLAVIFLLMLGLPRRPAQHVEGAEAPEETTPEDREPALAS, encoded by the coding sequence ATGACTTCTCCCAGCACCCCCACCGCGGCTGCTCCGTCCCCGGAGACACCGTCCGACCGCCGTCGGTGGTTCGCCCTCGCGATCGTGATGACGGCCGCCTTCATGGACCTCGTCGACGTGACGATCGTGAACATCGCGATCCCCTCCATCCAGCGGGACGCGGGCGCCACGTTCAGCCAGATCCAGTGGATCACCGCCGGATACGCGCTCGCGCTCGGCGCGGGCCTCATCACCGGCGGACGGCTCGGCGACATCTACGGCCGCAAGAAGATATTCCTCATCGGCATCACGGGCTTCACCGTCGCCTCGGCGCTGTGCGGCTTCGCCGCGAACCCGGAGATGCTGGTCGCGTCCCGCATCCTCCAGGGCTCGATGGCCGCGCTGATGGTGCCGCAGGTCCTCTCGATCGTGCACGCCACGTTCCCCGCGCACGAGCGCGGCAAGGTCTTCGGCCTGTTCGGCATGGTGGTGGGCCTCGGCGCGGTGTCCGGGCCGCTGCTCGGCGCGCTCCTGACGGAGTGGAACCTCTTCGGTCTCGAATGGCGCCCGATCTTCCTCATCAACCTGCCGGTCGGCATCGCGGGCCTGCTGCTCGGGCGGAAGTTCATCACCGAGTCCAAGGCGCCGCGCGCGCTGCGGCTCGACCTCGTCGGCGTCGTCCTGGTCACCGCCGGTCTGCTGATGCTCCTGTACCCGCTGACGCGCGGCCGCGAGCTGGGCTGGCCGCTGTGGGGCTACGCGATGATGGCGGGCGCGGTCGTCGTGTTCGGCGTGCTCGTCGCCTACGAGCGGCGCAAGGCCGCCCGGGACGGTTCGCCGCTCGTGGAGCTGTCCCTGTTCAAGGTGCGCAGCTTCGCCGCGGGCATCGCCGTGCAGACCGTGTTCGGCGTCTCGCTCGGCATCTTCTTCCTCGTCTGGACCATGTACATGCAGGTCGGCCTCGGCTGGAGCGAGCTGCGCGCGGGCCTGACCGGTGTGCCCTTCTCCATCGCCGTCTCCGTCGCCGCGGGCCTCTCCGTGCAGAAGCTGGTGCCGCGCTTCGGCCGCAAGGTCCTCCAGGCGGGTGCCCTGCTGATGGCCGCGGGCGTCCTCATCTACATCTGGGAGTCCGACCGGTACGGCGCGGACATCGCGCCCTGGCAGATGGCGCTCCCCCTCGTGGTGATGGGCCTCGGCATGGGCCTCATCGTGGCCCCGCTGACGGACGCGGTGCTCTCCGAGGTCCCGCGCGAGCACGCGGGCTCCGCGTCCGGCCTCATCAACACCGTGCAGCAGATGGGCAACGCGCTCGGGCTCGGCCTGGTGTCCGTGGTCTTCTTCGGCGTCATGGACGAGAACGTGGTGCCGCGGCAGGTCGCCGCGGAGTTCGCCCACGGGTTCCAGAACGCGCTGTGGTGGGTGTTCGGCGTCCTCGCCGTCATCTTCCTGCTGATGCTGGGGCTGCCGCGCCGCCCCGCGCAGCACGTGGAGGGCGCGGAGGCCCCTGAGGAGACCACCCCCGAGGACCGCGAGCCGGCCCTCGCCTCCTGA
- a CDS encoding WYL domain-containing protein yields MTTDTPARLLQLLSLLQTPREWPGGELAGRLGVSRRTVRRDVDRLRELGYPVRATQGSSGGYRLVAGKAMPPLVLDDEEAVAIAVGLRAGAGHAVEGVEEASVRALAKLEQVLPSRLRHRVSALGAATMSLTSGDGARIAPETLTVIASATAAHEQLRFAYEAKDGTPSRRLTEPHRLVSTGRRWYLVAFDLERQDWRTFRVDRVTEPFPTAVRFAPRMLPGGSADAYVRRSVLARRPESSAYEVDVEFHAPLDRVRGRLPAALGELAAVGEDRCRLRGTVTEPVEWVAGRLVWVECDFTVHGPEQLVSRVRDLGRRFSTAVDRTGR; encoded by the coding sequence ATGACCACGGACACACCGGCACGGCTCCTTCAGCTGCTCTCGCTGCTCCAGACCCCCCGCGAATGGCCCGGCGGCGAGCTCGCCGGGCGCCTCGGGGTCTCGCGCCGCACGGTGCGCAGGGACGTCGACCGGCTGCGGGAGCTCGGCTATCCCGTGCGGGCCACGCAGGGCTCCAGCGGCGGCTACCGGCTCGTCGCGGGCAAGGCGATGCCGCCCCTCGTCCTGGACGACGAGGAGGCCGTGGCCATCGCGGTGGGGCTGCGCGCCGGGGCCGGGCACGCCGTCGAGGGCGTCGAGGAGGCGTCGGTGCGGGCGCTCGCCAAGCTGGAGCAGGTCCTGCCGTCCCGGCTGCGCCACCGGGTGTCCGCCCTGGGCGCCGCGACGATGTCGCTGACCAGCGGGGACGGGGCGCGGATCGCGCCGGAGACGCTGACGGTGATCGCGTCGGCGACGGCCGCGCACGAACAGCTGCGGTTCGCCTACGAGGCCAAGGACGGCACCCCGTCGAGGCGCCTGACCGAGCCGCACCGGCTGGTGTCCACGGGGCGGCGCTGGTACCTGGTCGCGTTCGACCTGGAGCGGCAGGACTGGCGCACGTTCCGCGTGGACCGGGTGACGGAGCCGTTCCCCACGGCGGTGCGGTTCGCGCCGCGGATGCTGCCGGGCGGGAGCGCGGACGCCTATGTGCGCCGCAGCGTGCTGGCGCGGCGGCCGGAGTCCTCGGCGTACGAGGTGGACGTGGAGTTCCACGCTCCGCTGGACCGGGTGCGGGGGCGGCTGCCCGCCGCCCTGGGTGAGCTGGCCGCGGTCGGCGAGGACCGCTGCCGGCTGCGCGGGACGGTGACCGAGCCCGTGGAGTGGGTGGCGGGCCGGCTCGTCTGGGTCGAGTGCGACTTCACGGTGCACGGGCCCGAGCAGCTGGTGTCCCGCGTACGGGACCTGGGGCGTCGGTTCAGTACGGCGGTGGACCGGACCGGACGCTGA
- a CDS encoding sigma-70 family RNA polymerase sigma factor, translated as MATRAVARRKSADTGETDAARSVRASGGEIADRDLVGMYLDEIARTPLLDAAKEVELSQIIEAGVYAEKILAGEVEEKSAVTASEEELRALVADGERAKDVFIRSNLRLVVAVARRYPRSGLPLLDLIQEGNAGLVRAVEKFDYAKGFKFSTYATWWIRQAITRSIADQSRTIRLPVHLVEELGRIRRVQREFNREHGREPEATEIAAELASTPERVTDVLDWARDPVSLNMPVDDQGETQFGDLLEDTSAVSPEQSVLTLLRSEELDDLIGRLDQRTASIIKMRYGIDDGRERTLTEVGKEHGLTRERIRQIEKHALLELKKLARDTGFDAAA; from the coding sequence ATGGCAACCCGTGCCGTCGCCCGTCGCAAGTCCGCCGACACCGGCGAGACCGACGCGGCACGCAGTGTTCGCGCTTCAGGCGGCGAGATCGCCGACCGCGACCTGGTCGGCATGTACCTCGACGAGATAGCGCGCACACCTCTGCTCGACGCCGCGAAGGAAGTCGAGCTGTCCCAGATCATCGAGGCGGGTGTCTACGCCGAGAAGATCCTCGCGGGCGAGGTCGAGGAGAAGTCGGCCGTGACCGCCTCCGAGGAGGAGCTGCGCGCCCTCGTCGCCGACGGCGAGCGCGCCAAGGACGTCTTCATCCGGTCGAACCTCCGCCTGGTGGTCGCCGTCGCCCGCCGCTATCCGCGCAGCGGCCTGCCCCTGCTCGACCTCATCCAGGAGGGCAACGCGGGCCTGGTCCGCGCGGTCGAGAAGTTCGACTACGCCAAGGGCTTCAAGTTCTCCACGTACGCGACCTGGTGGATCCGCCAGGCCATCACCCGCTCCATCGCCGACCAGTCCCGCACCATCCGGCTGCCCGTGCACCTGGTGGAGGAGCTCGGCCGGATCCGCCGCGTGCAGCGCGAGTTCAACCGCGAGCACGGCCGTGAGCCGGAGGCCACCGAGATCGCCGCCGAGCTGGCGTCGACCCCCGAGCGCGTCACGGACGTCCTCGACTGGGCCCGCGACCCCGTCTCGCTGAACATGCCGGTGGACGACCAGGGCGAGACCCAGTTCGGCGACCTCCTGGAGGACACCTCGGCGGTCTCCCCCGAGCAGTCCGTCCTCACGCTCCTTCGCAGCGAGGAGCTCGACGACCTCATCGGCCGCCTCGACCAGCGCACCGCCTCCATCATCAAGATGCGGTACGGCATCGACGACGGCCGCGAGCGCACGCTCACGGAGGTCGGCAAGGAGCACGGCCTGACCCGCGAGCGCATCCGCCAGATAGAGAAGCACGCCCTGCTCGAACTGAAGAAGCTGGCGCGCGACACGGGCTTCGACGCGGCGGCCTAG
- a CDS encoding GNAT family N-acetyltransferase, whose product MAQELTEVQVRPGDEADLGALTEIYNHYVRETAVTFDTVPFLPEERRRWLLSHPKDGPYRLMVAQVGKPGKPDILGYATSGPLRAKPAYATSVEVSVYCDPRAAGRGVGTLLYRALFTALEGEDLHRAYAGIALPNAASVRLHERFGFRHIGTYAEVGRKFHRYWDVAWYELPLGPRD is encoded by the coding sequence GTGGCGCAGGAACTCACAGAGGTGCAGGTCAGACCCGGCGACGAGGCGGATCTCGGGGCCCTCACGGAGATCTACAACCACTACGTCCGTGAGACAGCCGTCACATTCGACACCGTCCCGTTTCTGCCGGAAGAGAGACGCCGTTGGCTGCTCTCCCACCCCAAAGACGGCCCGTACCGCCTGATGGTTGCCCAGGTCGGCAAACCGGGGAAACCTGACATTCTCGGCTATGCCACATCGGGCCCGCTGCGCGCCAAGCCCGCCTACGCGACCTCCGTGGAGGTCAGCGTCTACTGCGACCCGCGCGCGGCCGGGCGCGGCGTCGGCACCCTGCTCTACCGCGCGCTGTTCACCGCCCTGGAGGGCGAGGACCTGCACCGGGCCTACGCGGGCATCGCGCTGCCCAACGCGGCCTCGGTGCGGCTGCACGAACGGTTCGGTTTCCGGCACATCGGTACGTACGCGGAAGTCGGCCGGAAGTTTCACCGCTACTGGGACGTGGCCTGGTACGAGCTGCCCCTAGGGCCGAGGGACTAG